In Lemur catta isolate mLemCat1 chromosome 18, mLemCat1.pri, whole genome shotgun sequence, a genomic segment contains:
- the KBTBD8 gene encoding kelch repeat and BTB domain-containing protein 8, whose protein sequence is MAASADLSKSSPTPNGIPSSDTANDAMDPFHACSILKQLKTMYDEGQLTDIVVEVDHGKTFSCHRNVLAAISPYFRSMFTSGLTESTQKEVRIVGVEAESMDLVLNYAYTSRVILTEANVQALFTAASIFQIPSIQDQCAKYMISHLDPQNSIGVFIFADHYGHQELGDRSKEYIRKKFLCVTKEQEFLQLTKDQLISILNSDDLNVDREEHVYESIIRWFEHEQNEREVHLPEIFAKCIRFPLMEDTFIEKIPPQFAQAISKCCVEKGPSNTNGCTQRLGMTASEMIICFDAAHKHSGKKQTVPCLDIVTGRVFKLCKPPNDLREVGILVSPDNDIYIAGGYRPSSSEVSIDHKAENDFWMYDHSTNRWLPKPSLLRARIGCKLVYCCGKMYAIGGRVYEGDGRNSLKSVECYDSRENCWTTVCAMPVAMEFHNAVEYKEKIYVLQGEFFLFYEPQKDYWGFLTPMTVPRIQGLAAVYKDSIYYIAGTCGNHQRMFTVEAYDIELNKWTRKKDFPCDQSINPYLKLVLFQNKLHLFVRATQVTVEEHVFRTSRKNSLYQYDDIADQWMKVYETPDRLWDLGRHFECAVAKLYPQCLQKVL, encoded by the exons ATGGCCGCGTCGGCAG ATTTAAGTAAATCTTCCCCAACACCGAATGGGATTCCGTCTTCAGACACAGCCAACGATGCCATGGACCCCTTCCATGCTTGCAGTATTCTTAAGCAACTCAAAACAATGTACGATGAGGGGCAGCTGACAGACATTGTAGTGGAAGTGGATCACGGGAAAACGTTTTCCTGTCATAGAAACGTTCTTGCTGCAATCAGCCCTTACTTCAG ATCCATGTTCACTAGCGGCCTTACAGAAAGTACTCAAAAAGAAGTTCGAATAGTCGGTGTTGAAGCTGAATCAATGGATTTAGTGTTGAACTATGCCTACACCTCCAGAGTTATTCTGACAGAGGCCAATGTTCAAGCCTTGTTCACTGCAGCTAGCATCTTCCAGATTCCTTCCATCCAAGACCAATGTGCTAAGTATATGATCAGTCATTTGGACCCACAAAATTCTATTGGGGTCTTTATCTTTGCTGATCATTATGGTCATCAGGAACTTGGAGATCGATCAAAAGAATACATTCGTAAAAAGTTTCTGTGTGTCACCAAAGAACAAGAGTTTCTTCAGTTGACAAAAGACCAACTGATAAGTATACTAAACAGTGATGATTTAAATGTAGACCGAGAAGAGCATGTTTATGAAAGCATTATAAGGTGGTTTGAACATGAACAGAATGAAAGAGAAGTGCACCTTCCAGAAATTTTTGCCAAATGCATACGTTTTCCTTTGATGGAAGATACCTTTATAGAGAAAATTCCACCTCAGTTTGCACAGGCTATATCCAAATGCTGTGTAGAAAAGGGACCATCCAACACCAATGGCTGTACACAGAGGCTTGGAATGACTGCTTctgaaatgatcatatgttttGATGCTGCCCACAAACACTCAGGAAAGAAGCAAACAGTGCCTTGTCTAGATATAGTCACAGGAAGAGTGTTTAAACTATGCAAACCACCAAATGACTTGAGAGAAGTTGGGATTCTCGTATCACCAGATAATGACATTTACATTGCAGGAGGGTACAGGCCAAGCAGCAGTGAGGTCTCCATCGACCATAAGGCGGAAAATGATTTCTGGATGTATGATCATTCCACCAACAGATGGCTACCCAAACCGTCCTTGCTGCGAGCCAGAATAGGCTGTAAACTAGTGTATTGCTGTGGTAAAATGTATGCAATTGGAGGTCGTGTTTATGAAGGTGATGGAAGAAACTCACTAAAATCTGTGGAGTGCTACGACAGTAGAGAGAATTGTTGGACAACTGTTTGCGCAATGCCAGTTGCAATGGAATTCCATAATGCTGTGGAGTACAAAGAGAAGATCTATGTTTTACAGG gagaATTTTTCCTCTTCTATGAGCCTCAAAAAGACTACTGGGGTTTTTTAACCCCCATGACTGTGCCTAGAATCCAGGGCTTAGCAGCTGTATACAAGGACTCTATCTACTACATAGCTGGAACCTGTGGAAATCATCAACGTATGTTTACTGTAGAAGCCTATGATATTGAGCTCAATAAGTGGACTCGTAAAAAGGATTTTCCATGTGATCAATCCATAAATCCATACCTTAAACTGGTACTTTTCCAGAACAAACTCCATTTATTTGTTCGAGCTACTCAAGTGACTGTTGAAGAACATGTCTTCAGAACCAGCAGAAAAAATTCCCTTTACCAATATGATGACATTGCTGACCAGTGGATGAAAGTATATGAGACCCCAGATCGGCTCTGGGACCTTGGCCGGCATTTCGAATGTGCTGTTGCCAAACTCTATCCTCAGTGTCTTCAGAAAGTCCTTTAA